In Chiroxiphia lanceolata isolate bChiLan1 chromosome 9, bChiLan1.pri, whole genome shotgun sequence, one DNA window encodes the following:
- the USP33 gene encoding ubiquitin carboxyl-terminal hydrolase 33 isoform X1, producing the protein MSSPSSDCPHLESVGEITKEELIQKSHGTCQDCKVRGPNLWACLENRCTYVGCGESHVDHSTTHSQETKHCLTVNLTTLRVWCYACSKEVFLDRKLGSHSPLPSARLSHQAQENSVQDFKIPSNPTLKIPLAAVFDDLDIEVEEDELKTRGLTGLKNIGNTCYMNAALQALSNCPPLTHFFLDCGGLARTDKKPAICKSYLKLMTELWHKSRPGSVVPTGLFQGIKTVNPMFRGYSQQDAQEFLRCLMDLLHEELKEPVVELEDAQPMSVEESMEEDKSQSDLSFQPCESCGNCEKTENDTIFKPVLEDPAETTMLIQDDENNSVTSKDWQKEKISSNKLKRANSLEDLEKDTNTASETTEFLNNQGTVKVQIHSRFSEYINDVHMNDMSAAQSPSSVEGMNTRLSNSPPKSFSSCSSLAPVHKKVSTVSSPKRKKRKKYRSVISDIFDGTIISSVQCLTCDRLSVTLETFQDLSLPIPGKEDLAKLHSASHQTSLVKTGSCGEAYAPQGWIAFFMEYFKRCFRFVVSCVPSWFWGPVVTLQDCLAAFFARDELKGDNMYSCGRCKKLRNGVKFCKVQKFPEILCIHLKRFRHELMFSTKIGTHVSFPLEGLDLQPFLAKDSPAQIVTYDLLSVICHHGTASSGHYIAYCHNNLNNLWYEFDDQSVTEVSESTVQNAEAYVLFYRKSSEEAQRERRRISSLLNMMEPSLLQFYVSRQWLNKFKTFAEPGPISNNDFLCMHGGVPPHKANFIEDLVVMLPQNIWDNLYSRYGGGPAVNHLYVCHTCQIESERIEKRRKNELEMFIRLNRAFQEEESPSTFYCISMHWFREWEAFVKGKDSDPPGPIDNGKIAVTKCGNAVLKQGADSGQISEETWNFLQSIYGGGPEIILRPPVPPVEPDILQTEEKIELETHGL; encoded by the exons ATGTCGTCACCCAGCAGCGACTGCCCACACTTGGAATCAGTTGGGGAGATAACAAAAGAGGAATTGATCCAGAAATCCCAT GGCACTTGCCAGGACTGTAAAGTCAGAGGACCCAACCTTTGGGCATGCTTAGAG AACAGATGTACCTACGTTGGCTGTGGTGAATCCCACGTGGATCACAGTACCACCCATTCCCAG GAGACAAAACACTGTCTAACTGTCAACCTCACTACACTCCGTGTTTGGTGTTATGCCTGTAGTAAGGAAGTGTTCCTGGATAGAAAACTGGGATCTCATTCTCCACTGCCAAGTGCAAGATTGTCTCACCAAGCACAAGAAAATAGCGTGCAG gattttaaaatacctAGTAATCCCACACTGAAGATTCCACTAGCAGCTGTATTTGATGACTTAGATATAGAAGTGGAAGAGGATGAATTGAAGACTAGAg GTCTaacaggattaaaaaatattggaaaCACTTGTTACATGAATGCAGCTTTACAAGCTCTTTCCAACTG cCCACCTTTGACACACTTTTTTCTTGACTGTGGAGGCTtagccaggacagataagaaaCCAGCAATTTGTAAAAGTTACCTCAAGCTGATGACAGAACTCTGGCACAAAAGCAG gCCCGGATCTGTTGTTCCTACTGGTTTATTTCAAGGAATTAAAACTGTTAATCCAATGTTTCGAGGCTACTCCCAACAG GATGCACAGGAATTTTTGCGTTGCCTGATGGATTTGCTTCATGAGGAACTTAAAGAGCCAGTTGTGGAACTGGAAGATGCCCAGCCCATGAGTGTTGAAGAGAGTATGGAAGAAGACAAGAGCCAGTCAGACCTGAGCTTCCAGCCCTGTGAATCCTGTGGAAactgtgagaaaacagaaaatgacacCATTTTCAAACCTGTGTTAGAGGATCCTGCAGAAACAACCATGTTAATTCAGGATGATGAGAACAACTCAGTCACATCCAAAGactggcagaaagaaaaaatatccagCAACAAGCTCAAAAGAGCAAATTCTCTGGAAGACTTGGAAAAAGACACAAACACTGCTTCAGAGACCACTGAATTCTTAAATAATCAAGGAACTGTCAAAGTGCAGATCCACAGCAGATTCTCAG AATACATCAATGATGTCCACATGAATGACATGTCTGCAGCCCAAAGCCCATCATCAGTTGAAGGGATGAACACACGCTTATCAAACAGTCCTCCAAAATCATTCTCATCGTGCTCTTCGCTGGCACCAGTCCACAAAAAAG TTTCAACGGTGTCATCCCCCAAAAGGAAGAAGCGCAAGAAGTACAGGAGTGTTATCTCTGATATATTTGATGGCACTATAATAAGCTCAGTCCAGTGCTTGACTTGTGATCGG ctgtCTGTAACTCTGGAGACCTTTCAGGATCTGTCCTTGCCTATTCCAGGTAAGGAAGATCTTGCTAAACTCCATTCTGCAAGTCATCAGACATCTCTAGTCAAGACAGGGTCCTGTGGAGAAGCCTATGCCCCCCAGGGATGGATAGCCTTTTTTATGGAATATTTCAAAAG ATGTTTCAGGTTTGTTGTCTCATGTGTTCCTAGCTGGTTTTGGGGTCCAGTTGTAACCTTACAAGATTGTCTTGCTGCCTTTTTCGCCAGAGATGAGCTCAAGG GTGATAACATGTACAGCTGTGGAAGGTGTAAAAA GTTAAGAAATGGAGTGAAATTCTGCAAAGTGCAAAAATTTCCTGAG ATCTTGTGCATTCACCTCAAAAGATTTAGACATGAACTTATGTTTTCCACAAAAATTGGGACGCACGTGTCCTTTCCCTTGGAAGGCCTCGaccttcagcctttccttgcGAAGGACAGTCCAGCTCAGATCGTGACTTACGATCTCCTGTCTGTCATCTGCCACCATGGAACTGCCAGCA GTGGACATTACATAGCTTACTGTCACAACAATTTAAATAACCTGTGGTATGAATTTGATGACCAGAGTGTCACAGAAGTATCAGAATCCACAGTACAAAATGCAGAAGCCTATGTTCTCTTCTACAG GAAGAGCAGTGAAGAAGCCCAGAGGGAGAGACGGAGGATATCGAGTCTGCTGAACATGATGGAGCCGAGTCTGCTGCAGTTCTACGTTTCCAGGCAGTGGTTAAACAAATTCAAGACTTTTGCAGAGCCAGGACCAATTTCAAATAATGACTTTCTCTGTATGCATGGAG GTGTTCCTCCACACAAAGCCAACTTCATAGAGGACCTGGTTGTAATGCTACCTCAAAATATATGGGATAATCTGTATAGCAG ATATGGAGGAGGCCCAGCTGTTAACCATCTGTATGTTTGTCATACCTGCCAAATAGAGTCTGAAAGAAttgaaaaaaggaggaaaaatgaattGGAAATGTTTATTCGG ctTAATAGAGCATTCCAAGAAGAAGAATCTCCATCAACATTTTACTGCATCAGCATGCACTGGTTCAGAGAATGGGAAGCATTTGTAAAGGGTAAAGACAGTG ATCCTCCAGGTCCCATTGATAATGGGAAGATTGCAGTGACAAAGTGTGGGAATGCTGTGCTAAAACAAG gTGCAGACTCTGGACAAATATCTGAAGAAACATGGAATTTTCTTCAGTCAATCTATGGTGGAGGTCCAGAGATTATCCTCAGACCACCTGTTCCTCCAGTTGAACCTGATATATTGCAAACAGAGGAGAAGATTGAATTAGAAACTCATGGTCTGTAG
- the USP33 gene encoding ubiquitin carboxyl-terminal hydrolase 33 isoform X2, producing MSSPSSDCPHLESVGEITKEELIQKSHGTCQDCKVRGPNLWACLENRCTYVGCGESHVDHSTTHSQETKHCLTVNLTTLRVWCYACSKEVFLDRKLGSHSPLPSARLSHQAQENSVQDFKIPSNPTLKIPLAAVFDDLDIEVEEDELKTRGLTGLKNIGNTCYMNAALQALSNCPPLTHFFLDCGGLARTDKKPAICKSYLKLMTELWHKSRPGSVVPTGLFQGIKTVNPMFRGYSQQDAQEFLRCLMDLLHEELKEPVVELEDAQPMSVEESMEEDKSQSDLSFQPCESCGNCEKTENDTIFKPVLEDPAETTMLIQDDENNSVTSKDWQKEKISSNKLKRANSLEDLEKDTNTASETTEFLNNQGTVKVQIHSRFSEYINDVHMNDMSAAQSPSSVEGMNTRLSNSPPKSFSSCSSLAPVHKKVSTVSSPKRKKRKKYRSVISDIFDGTIISSVQCLTCDRLSVTLETFQDLSLPIPGKEDLAKLHSASHQTSLVKTGSCGEAYAPQGWIAFFMEYFKSFRFVVSCVPSWFWGPVVTLQDCLAAFFARDELKGDNMYSCGRCKKLRNGVKFCKVQKFPEILCIHLKRFRHELMFSTKIGTHVSFPLEGLDLQPFLAKDSPAQIVTYDLLSVICHHGTASSGHYIAYCHNNLNNLWYEFDDQSVTEVSESTVQNAEAYVLFYRKSSEEAQRERRRISSLLNMMEPSLLQFYVSRQWLNKFKTFAEPGPISNNDFLCMHGGVPPHKANFIEDLVVMLPQNIWDNLYSRYGGGPAVNHLYVCHTCQIESERIEKRRKNELEMFIRLNRAFQEEESPSTFYCISMHWFREWEAFVKGKDSDPPGPIDNGKIAVTKCGNAVLKQGADSGQISEETWNFLQSIYGGGPEIILRPPVPPVEPDILQTEEKIELETHGL from the exons ATGTCGTCACCCAGCAGCGACTGCCCACACTTGGAATCAGTTGGGGAGATAACAAAAGAGGAATTGATCCAGAAATCCCAT GGCACTTGCCAGGACTGTAAAGTCAGAGGACCCAACCTTTGGGCATGCTTAGAG AACAGATGTACCTACGTTGGCTGTGGTGAATCCCACGTGGATCACAGTACCACCCATTCCCAG GAGACAAAACACTGTCTAACTGTCAACCTCACTACACTCCGTGTTTGGTGTTATGCCTGTAGTAAGGAAGTGTTCCTGGATAGAAAACTGGGATCTCATTCTCCACTGCCAAGTGCAAGATTGTCTCACCAAGCACAAGAAAATAGCGTGCAG gattttaaaatacctAGTAATCCCACACTGAAGATTCCACTAGCAGCTGTATTTGATGACTTAGATATAGAAGTGGAAGAGGATGAATTGAAGACTAGAg GTCTaacaggattaaaaaatattggaaaCACTTGTTACATGAATGCAGCTTTACAAGCTCTTTCCAACTG cCCACCTTTGACACACTTTTTTCTTGACTGTGGAGGCTtagccaggacagataagaaaCCAGCAATTTGTAAAAGTTACCTCAAGCTGATGACAGAACTCTGGCACAAAAGCAG gCCCGGATCTGTTGTTCCTACTGGTTTATTTCAAGGAATTAAAACTGTTAATCCAATGTTTCGAGGCTACTCCCAACAG GATGCACAGGAATTTTTGCGTTGCCTGATGGATTTGCTTCATGAGGAACTTAAAGAGCCAGTTGTGGAACTGGAAGATGCCCAGCCCATGAGTGTTGAAGAGAGTATGGAAGAAGACAAGAGCCAGTCAGACCTGAGCTTCCAGCCCTGTGAATCCTGTGGAAactgtgagaaaacagaaaatgacacCATTTTCAAACCTGTGTTAGAGGATCCTGCAGAAACAACCATGTTAATTCAGGATGATGAGAACAACTCAGTCACATCCAAAGactggcagaaagaaaaaatatccagCAACAAGCTCAAAAGAGCAAATTCTCTGGAAGACTTGGAAAAAGACACAAACACTGCTTCAGAGACCACTGAATTCTTAAATAATCAAGGAACTGTCAAAGTGCAGATCCACAGCAGATTCTCAG AATACATCAATGATGTCCACATGAATGACATGTCTGCAGCCCAAAGCCCATCATCAGTTGAAGGGATGAACACACGCTTATCAAACAGTCCTCCAAAATCATTCTCATCGTGCTCTTCGCTGGCACCAGTCCACAAAAAAG TTTCAACGGTGTCATCCCCCAAAAGGAAGAAGCGCAAGAAGTACAGGAGTGTTATCTCTGATATATTTGATGGCACTATAATAAGCTCAGTCCAGTGCTTGACTTGTGATCGG ctgtCTGTAACTCTGGAGACCTTTCAGGATCTGTCCTTGCCTATTCCAGGTAAGGAAGATCTTGCTAAACTCCATTCTGCAAGTCATCAGACATCTCTAGTCAAGACAGGGTCCTGTGGAGAAGCCTATGCCCCCCAGGGATGGATAGCCTTTTTTATGGAATATTTCAAAAG TTTCAGGTTTGTTGTCTCATGTGTTCCTAGCTGGTTTTGGGGTCCAGTTGTAACCTTACAAGATTGTCTTGCTGCCTTTTTCGCCAGAGATGAGCTCAAGG GTGATAACATGTACAGCTGTGGAAGGTGTAAAAA GTTAAGAAATGGAGTGAAATTCTGCAAAGTGCAAAAATTTCCTGAG ATCTTGTGCATTCACCTCAAAAGATTTAGACATGAACTTATGTTTTCCACAAAAATTGGGACGCACGTGTCCTTTCCCTTGGAAGGCCTCGaccttcagcctttccttgcGAAGGACAGTCCAGCTCAGATCGTGACTTACGATCTCCTGTCTGTCATCTGCCACCATGGAACTGCCAGCA GTGGACATTACATAGCTTACTGTCACAACAATTTAAATAACCTGTGGTATGAATTTGATGACCAGAGTGTCACAGAAGTATCAGAATCCACAGTACAAAATGCAGAAGCCTATGTTCTCTTCTACAG GAAGAGCAGTGAAGAAGCCCAGAGGGAGAGACGGAGGATATCGAGTCTGCTGAACATGATGGAGCCGAGTCTGCTGCAGTTCTACGTTTCCAGGCAGTGGTTAAACAAATTCAAGACTTTTGCAGAGCCAGGACCAATTTCAAATAATGACTTTCTCTGTATGCATGGAG GTGTTCCTCCACACAAAGCCAACTTCATAGAGGACCTGGTTGTAATGCTACCTCAAAATATATGGGATAATCTGTATAGCAG ATATGGAGGAGGCCCAGCTGTTAACCATCTGTATGTTTGTCATACCTGCCAAATAGAGTCTGAAAGAAttgaaaaaaggaggaaaaatgaattGGAAATGTTTATTCGG ctTAATAGAGCATTCCAAGAAGAAGAATCTCCATCAACATTTTACTGCATCAGCATGCACTGGTTCAGAGAATGGGAAGCATTTGTAAAGGGTAAAGACAGTG ATCCTCCAGGTCCCATTGATAATGGGAAGATTGCAGTGACAAAGTGTGGGAATGCTGTGCTAAAACAAG gTGCAGACTCTGGACAAATATCTGAAGAAACATGGAATTTTCTTCAGTCAATCTATGGTGGAGGTCCAGAGATTATCCTCAGACCACCTGTTCCTCCAGTTGAACCTGATATATTGCAAACAGAGGAGAAGATTGAATTAGAAACTCATGGTCTGTAG
- the USP33 gene encoding ubiquitin carboxyl-terminal hydrolase 33 isoform X3: MSSPSSDCPHLESVGEITKEELIQKSHGTCQDCKVRGPNLWACLENRCTYVGCGESHVDHSTTHSQETKHCLTVNLTTLRVWCYACSKEVFLDRKLGSHSPLPSARLSHQAQENSVQDFKIPSNPTLKIPLAAVFDDLDIEVEEDELKTRGLTGLKNIGNTCYMNAALQALSNCPPLTHFFLDCGGLARTDKKPAICKSYLKLMTELWHKSRPGSVVPTGLFQGIKTVNPMFRGYSQQDAQEFLRCLMDLLHEELKEPVVELEDAQPMSVEESMEEDKSQSDLSFQPCESCGNCEKTENDTIFKPVLEDPAETTMLIQDDENNSVTSKDWQKEKISSNKLKRANSLEDLEKDTNTASETTEFLNNQGTVKVQIHSRFSEYINDVHMNDMSAAQSPSSVEGMNTRLSNSPPKSFSSCSSLAPVHKKVSTVSSPKRKKRKKYRSVISDIFDGTIISSVQCLTCDRLSVTLETFQDLSLPIPGKEDLAKLHSASHQTSLVKTGSCGEAYAPQGWIAFFMEYFKRFVVSCVPSWFWGPVVTLQDCLAAFFARDELKGDNMYSCGRCKKLRNGVKFCKVQKFPEILCIHLKRFRHELMFSTKIGTHVSFPLEGLDLQPFLAKDSPAQIVTYDLLSVICHHGTASSGHYIAYCHNNLNNLWYEFDDQSVTEVSESTVQNAEAYVLFYRKSSEEAQRERRRISSLLNMMEPSLLQFYVSRQWLNKFKTFAEPGPISNNDFLCMHGGVPPHKANFIEDLVVMLPQNIWDNLYSRYGGGPAVNHLYVCHTCQIESERIEKRRKNELEMFIRLNRAFQEEESPSTFYCISMHWFREWEAFVKGKDSDPPGPIDNGKIAVTKCGNAVLKQGADSGQISEETWNFLQSIYGGGPEIILRPPVPPVEPDILQTEEKIELETHGL, from the exons ATGTCGTCACCCAGCAGCGACTGCCCACACTTGGAATCAGTTGGGGAGATAACAAAAGAGGAATTGATCCAGAAATCCCAT GGCACTTGCCAGGACTGTAAAGTCAGAGGACCCAACCTTTGGGCATGCTTAGAG AACAGATGTACCTACGTTGGCTGTGGTGAATCCCACGTGGATCACAGTACCACCCATTCCCAG GAGACAAAACACTGTCTAACTGTCAACCTCACTACACTCCGTGTTTGGTGTTATGCCTGTAGTAAGGAAGTGTTCCTGGATAGAAAACTGGGATCTCATTCTCCACTGCCAAGTGCAAGATTGTCTCACCAAGCACAAGAAAATAGCGTGCAG gattttaaaatacctAGTAATCCCACACTGAAGATTCCACTAGCAGCTGTATTTGATGACTTAGATATAGAAGTGGAAGAGGATGAATTGAAGACTAGAg GTCTaacaggattaaaaaatattggaaaCACTTGTTACATGAATGCAGCTTTACAAGCTCTTTCCAACTG cCCACCTTTGACACACTTTTTTCTTGACTGTGGAGGCTtagccaggacagataagaaaCCAGCAATTTGTAAAAGTTACCTCAAGCTGATGACAGAACTCTGGCACAAAAGCAG gCCCGGATCTGTTGTTCCTACTGGTTTATTTCAAGGAATTAAAACTGTTAATCCAATGTTTCGAGGCTACTCCCAACAG GATGCACAGGAATTTTTGCGTTGCCTGATGGATTTGCTTCATGAGGAACTTAAAGAGCCAGTTGTGGAACTGGAAGATGCCCAGCCCATGAGTGTTGAAGAGAGTATGGAAGAAGACAAGAGCCAGTCAGACCTGAGCTTCCAGCCCTGTGAATCCTGTGGAAactgtgagaaaacagaaaatgacacCATTTTCAAACCTGTGTTAGAGGATCCTGCAGAAACAACCATGTTAATTCAGGATGATGAGAACAACTCAGTCACATCCAAAGactggcagaaagaaaaaatatccagCAACAAGCTCAAAAGAGCAAATTCTCTGGAAGACTTGGAAAAAGACACAAACACTGCTTCAGAGACCACTGAATTCTTAAATAATCAAGGAACTGTCAAAGTGCAGATCCACAGCAGATTCTCAG AATACATCAATGATGTCCACATGAATGACATGTCTGCAGCCCAAAGCCCATCATCAGTTGAAGGGATGAACACACGCTTATCAAACAGTCCTCCAAAATCATTCTCATCGTGCTCTTCGCTGGCACCAGTCCACAAAAAAG TTTCAACGGTGTCATCCCCCAAAAGGAAGAAGCGCAAGAAGTACAGGAGTGTTATCTCTGATATATTTGATGGCACTATAATAAGCTCAGTCCAGTGCTTGACTTGTGATCGG ctgtCTGTAACTCTGGAGACCTTTCAGGATCTGTCCTTGCCTATTCCAGGTAAGGAAGATCTTGCTAAACTCCATTCTGCAAGTCATCAGACATCTCTAGTCAAGACAGGGTCCTGTGGAGAAGCCTATGCCCCCCAGGGATGGATAGCCTTTTTTATGGAATATTTCAAAAG GTTTGTTGTCTCATGTGTTCCTAGCTGGTTTTGGGGTCCAGTTGTAACCTTACAAGATTGTCTTGCTGCCTTTTTCGCCAGAGATGAGCTCAAGG GTGATAACATGTACAGCTGTGGAAGGTGTAAAAA GTTAAGAAATGGAGTGAAATTCTGCAAAGTGCAAAAATTTCCTGAG ATCTTGTGCATTCACCTCAAAAGATTTAGACATGAACTTATGTTTTCCACAAAAATTGGGACGCACGTGTCCTTTCCCTTGGAAGGCCTCGaccttcagcctttccttgcGAAGGACAGTCCAGCTCAGATCGTGACTTACGATCTCCTGTCTGTCATCTGCCACCATGGAACTGCCAGCA GTGGACATTACATAGCTTACTGTCACAACAATTTAAATAACCTGTGGTATGAATTTGATGACCAGAGTGTCACAGAAGTATCAGAATCCACAGTACAAAATGCAGAAGCCTATGTTCTCTTCTACAG GAAGAGCAGTGAAGAAGCCCAGAGGGAGAGACGGAGGATATCGAGTCTGCTGAACATGATGGAGCCGAGTCTGCTGCAGTTCTACGTTTCCAGGCAGTGGTTAAACAAATTCAAGACTTTTGCAGAGCCAGGACCAATTTCAAATAATGACTTTCTCTGTATGCATGGAG GTGTTCCTCCACACAAAGCCAACTTCATAGAGGACCTGGTTGTAATGCTACCTCAAAATATATGGGATAATCTGTATAGCAG ATATGGAGGAGGCCCAGCTGTTAACCATCTGTATGTTTGTCATACCTGCCAAATAGAGTCTGAAAGAAttgaaaaaaggaggaaaaatgaattGGAAATGTTTATTCGG ctTAATAGAGCATTCCAAGAAGAAGAATCTCCATCAACATTTTACTGCATCAGCATGCACTGGTTCAGAGAATGGGAAGCATTTGTAAAGGGTAAAGACAGTG ATCCTCCAGGTCCCATTGATAATGGGAAGATTGCAGTGACAAAGTGTGGGAATGCTGTGCTAAAACAAG gTGCAGACTCTGGACAAATATCTGAAGAAACATGGAATTTTCTTCAGTCAATCTATGGTGGAGGTCCAGAGATTATCCTCAGACCACCTGTTCCTCCAGTTGAACCTGATATATTGCAAACAGAGGAGAAGATTGAATTAGAAACTCATGGTCTGTAG
- the USP33 gene encoding ubiquitin carboxyl-terminal hydrolase 33 isoform X4, with amino-acid sequence MSSPSSDCPHLESVGEITKEELIQKSHGTCQDCKVRGPNLWACLENRCTYVGCGESHVDHSTTHSQETKHCLTVNLTTLRVWCYACSKEVFLDRKLGSHSPLPSARLSHQAQENSVQDFKIPSNPTLKIPLAAVFDDLDIEVEEDELKTRGLTGLKNIGNTCYMNAALQALSNCPPLTHFFLDCGGLARTDKKPAICKSYLKLMTELWHKSRPGSVVPTGLFQGIKTVNPMFRGYSQQDAQEFLRCLMDLLHEELKEPVVELEDAQPMSVEESMEEDKSQSDLSFQPCESCGNCEKTENDTIFKPVLEDPAETTMLIQDDENNSVTSKDWQKEKISSNKLKRANSLEDLEKDTNTASETTEFLNNQGTVKVQIHSRFSEYINDVHMNDMSAAQSPSSVEGMNTRLSNSPPKSFSSCSSLAPVHKKVSTVSSPKRKKRKKYRSVISDIFDGTIISSVQCLTCDRLSVTLETFQDLSLPIPGKEDLAKLHSASHQTSLVKTGSCGEAYAPQGWIAFFMEYFKSWFWGPVVTLQDCLAAFFARDELKGDNMYSCGRCKKLRNGVKFCKVQKFPEILCIHLKRFRHELMFSTKIGTHVSFPLEGLDLQPFLAKDSPAQIVTYDLLSVICHHGTASSGHYIAYCHNNLNNLWYEFDDQSVTEVSESTVQNAEAYVLFYRKSSEEAQRERRRISSLLNMMEPSLLQFYVSRQWLNKFKTFAEPGPISNNDFLCMHGGVPPHKANFIEDLVVMLPQNIWDNLYSRYGGGPAVNHLYVCHTCQIESERIEKRRKNELEMFIRLNRAFQEEESPSTFYCISMHWFREWEAFVKGKDSDPPGPIDNGKIAVTKCGNAVLKQGADSGQISEETWNFLQSIYGGGPEIILRPPVPPVEPDILQTEEKIELETHGL; translated from the exons ATGTCGTCACCCAGCAGCGACTGCCCACACTTGGAATCAGTTGGGGAGATAACAAAAGAGGAATTGATCCAGAAATCCCAT GGCACTTGCCAGGACTGTAAAGTCAGAGGACCCAACCTTTGGGCATGCTTAGAG AACAGATGTACCTACGTTGGCTGTGGTGAATCCCACGTGGATCACAGTACCACCCATTCCCAG GAGACAAAACACTGTCTAACTGTCAACCTCACTACACTCCGTGTTTGGTGTTATGCCTGTAGTAAGGAAGTGTTCCTGGATAGAAAACTGGGATCTCATTCTCCACTGCCAAGTGCAAGATTGTCTCACCAAGCACAAGAAAATAGCGTGCAG gattttaaaatacctAGTAATCCCACACTGAAGATTCCACTAGCAGCTGTATTTGATGACTTAGATATAGAAGTGGAAGAGGATGAATTGAAGACTAGAg GTCTaacaggattaaaaaatattggaaaCACTTGTTACATGAATGCAGCTTTACAAGCTCTTTCCAACTG cCCACCTTTGACACACTTTTTTCTTGACTGTGGAGGCTtagccaggacagataagaaaCCAGCAATTTGTAAAAGTTACCTCAAGCTGATGACAGAACTCTGGCACAAAAGCAG gCCCGGATCTGTTGTTCCTACTGGTTTATTTCAAGGAATTAAAACTGTTAATCCAATGTTTCGAGGCTACTCCCAACAG GATGCACAGGAATTTTTGCGTTGCCTGATGGATTTGCTTCATGAGGAACTTAAAGAGCCAGTTGTGGAACTGGAAGATGCCCAGCCCATGAGTGTTGAAGAGAGTATGGAAGAAGACAAGAGCCAGTCAGACCTGAGCTTCCAGCCCTGTGAATCCTGTGGAAactgtgagaaaacagaaaatgacacCATTTTCAAACCTGTGTTAGAGGATCCTGCAGAAACAACCATGTTAATTCAGGATGATGAGAACAACTCAGTCACATCCAAAGactggcagaaagaaaaaatatccagCAACAAGCTCAAAAGAGCAAATTCTCTGGAAGACTTGGAAAAAGACACAAACACTGCTTCAGAGACCACTGAATTCTTAAATAATCAAGGAACTGTCAAAGTGCAGATCCACAGCAGATTCTCAG AATACATCAATGATGTCCACATGAATGACATGTCTGCAGCCCAAAGCCCATCATCAGTTGAAGGGATGAACACACGCTTATCAAACAGTCCTCCAAAATCATTCTCATCGTGCTCTTCGCTGGCACCAGTCCACAAAAAAG TTTCAACGGTGTCATCCCCCAAAAGGAAGAAGCGCAAGAAGTACAGGAGTGTTATCTCTGATATATTTGATGGCACTATAATAAGCTCAGTCCAGTGCTTGACTTGTGATCGG ctgtCTGTAACTCTGGAGACCTTTCAGGATCTGTCCTTGCCTATTCCAGGTAAGGAAGATCTTGCTAAACTCCATTCTGCAAGTCATCAGACATCTCTAGTCAAGACAGGGTCCTGTGGAGAAGCCTATGCCCCCCAGGGATGGATAGCCTTTTTTATGGAATATTTCAAAAG CTGGTTTTGGGGTCCAGTTGTAACCTTACAAGATTGTCTTGCTGCCTTTTTCGCCAGAGATGAGCTCAAGG GTGATAACATGTACAGCTGTGGAAGGTGTAAAAA GTTAAGAAATGGAGTGAAATTCTGCAAAGTGCAAAAATTTCCTGAG ATCTTGTGCATTCACCTCAAAAGATTTAGACATGAACTTATGTTTTCCACAAAAATTGGGACGCACGTGTCCTTTCCCTTGGAAGGCCTCGaccttcagcctttccttgcGAAGGACAGTCCAGCTCAGATCGTGACTTACGATCTCCTGTCTGTCATCTGCCACCATGGAACTGCCAGCA GTGGACATTACATAGCTTACTGTCACAACAATTTAAATAACCTGTGGTATGAATTTGATGACCAGAGTGTCACAGAAGTATCAGAATCCACAGTACAAAATGCAGAAGCCTATGTTCTCTTCTACAG GAAGAGCAGTGAAGAAGCCCAGAGGGAGAGACGGAGGATATCGAGTCTGCTGAACATGATGGAGCCGAGTCTGCTGCAGTTCTACGTTTCCAGGCAGTGGTTAAACAAATTCAAGACTTTTGCAGAGCCAGGACCAATTTCAAATAATGACTTTCTCTGTATGCATGGAG GTGTTCCTCCACACAAAGCCAACTTCATAGAGGACCTGGTTGTAATGCTACCTCAAAATATATGGGATAATCTGTATAGCAG ATATGGAGGAGGCCCAGCTGTTAACCATCTGTATGTTTGTCATACCTGCCAAATAGAGTCTGAAAGAAttgaaaaaaggaggaaaaatgaattGGAAATGTTTATTCGG ctTAATAGAGCATTCCAAGAAGAAGAATCTCCATCAACATTTTACTGCATCAGCATGCACTGGTTCAGAGAATGGGAAGCATTTGTAAAGGGTAAAGACAGTG ATCCTCCAGGTCCCATTGATAATGGGAAGATTGCAGTGACAAAGTGTGGGAATGCTGTGCTAAAACAAG gTGCAGACTCTGGACAAATATCTGAAGAAACATGGAATTTTCTTCAGTCAATCTATGGTGGAGGTCCAGAGATTATCCTCAGACCACCTGTTCCTCCAGTTGAACCTGATATATTGCAAACAGAGGAGAAGATTGAATTAGAAACTCATGGTCTGTAG